The genomic region CGAGCTCTGGATGTCGGTCAACGAGCGCGATGGTTTGGGGGACAACCTTGTGCCCGATTATGTCGGCCATGTGGAGCCCGGCGGCTTCTACGGCTGGCCCTGGTACTACATGGGCAACAATCCCGACGGCCGCGCGAAAGGCGATCATCCGGCGGACCTTGGCGCGAAGACCTTAATCCCGGACGTTCTGGTGCAGCCGCATTCGGCCTCGCTCTGCGTGACATTCTACGAGGGCAAGCAGTTCCCAAAAGAGTATGTGAACGACGCCTTCGCCGCCGAGCACGGCTCCTGGAACCGCGCCCGGCGCACGGGTTACAAAGTCATCCGCGTGGCGACCAAAAAGGGCAAGGCGACCGGCGAATACCAAGACTTCCTGACGGGCTTCGTGACGACGGAAGGCGATGTGTGGGGCCGGCCGGTCGGCGTCACTGTCGGCAAGAACGGCGACCTATTCGTCACGGACGACGGTTCAAACACGGTCTGGCGTGTCAGCTACAAGAAGTAATTTTCGGCAACCACGAAATAAGGAGCACTCGATGAAATACAACAGCCTGGGACGCACCGGAGCGCAGGTGAGCAATCTGTGCCTTGGCGTGATGACCTTCGGATGGAAGACGGAAGAGGACGAAGCCTTTAAGGTGGTCGACCGGTTTATGGAGGCCGGCGGTAACTTTATCGACACCGCCAATGTCTACGGGCGCGGAAAATCCGAGATCATGACGGGCAAAGCGCTGAGCCGCGACGGCAAGCGCGACAAGATCTTTCTCGCGACCAAAGCGCACGGCAAGATGAGCGACGAGGATCCCAACGACTGGGGCAATCACCGCTTCAATCTCATTCGCGCCTGCGAGGCGTCCCTGAAGCGTTTGGGAACCGACCATATCGACCTCTATCAAATCCACCGCCCGCAATCCGCCGTGCCGATCGACGAAACCCTGCGCGCTTTGGACGATCTGGTCCGTTCCGGCAAGGTCCGATATATCGGGACCAGCACCTACGCCGCCTGGCAGGTGCTGGAGTCGCTCTGGGTGTCCAAGGAGTACGGTCTGAACCGTTTTGTCACCGAGCAGCCGCCTTACAACATTCTGGACCGGCGCATCGAGCGCGAGCTGGTTCCGCTCTCGCAGTCTTACGGCATCGGCATCCTCCCCTGGTCCCCGCTCGCCGGCGGCAAGCTGACCGGAAAGTATAAGCACGGCCAGCCGGCCCCGGATAACTCGCGCGAGGACCCGGCGAAGTTCAGCGAAGGAACCTGGAAGGCGCTCGACGGTCTCGACGCCCTCAGCCGCGAAAAAGGCGTCACGCCCACGGCGTTCGCCCTCGCATGGCTGAACGCCATGCCCGGCGTAACTAGCCCGATCATCGGCCCCAACTCCGTGGCGCAGCTCGAAGACAACCTCGCCGCCTCGGATGTGGAGATCACCGAGGACGATAAGAAACGAGTCGATGAGCTCGTTCCGCCGGGAACGCACGTCGAGGATTACTACAAGGCCGACTTCGGCCCCAACGCGCGCTGGTAAACCGCGTTCAATCGACCTCAAAAGAAAGAATCAGCATGGAATTACGCAATGTGGGCCGCACGGGCCTGCAAGTTTCGGAGATCTGCCTCGGGACGATGCAGTTCGGGTGGACGGCGGACGAGCCAACCTCGTTCGCCGTCATGGACGCCTTCCGGGAAGCCGGCGGCAACTTCATCGACACCGCCGATATCTATACCAACTGGGCGGGCGATGCATCGTACGGAGGCAAGACGGAAGAGATCATCGGCAAGTGGATGACGGCGCGCGGCGTCCGCCAGGACATCGTGCTCGCCACCAAGGTCCGGGGCCGCATGTGGGCAGGCGCTAACGGCGAAGGGCTGTCGCGGTCGCATATCCTTCGGGCCTGCGACGAATCCCTGCGCCGCCTGCAGACCGATTATATCGATCTGTACCAGTGCCACTGGGCGGACTTGAACACGCCGATTGAGGAGACATTGGAAACGATGAACGACCTCGTCCGGGCGGGAAAGGTGCGCTATATCGGCGCATCCAACTATCCGGCGTGGCGTCTGATGGAGGCCGTGTCGGTCTCCGAGCGGCGCGCGCTGGCCCGCTTCGACAGCTACCAGCCTGAGTACTCGCTGATGGAGCGGCAGCTATTCGAATACGAAGCCGCGCCCTTCTGCAAGCACTACGGCCTGGGCGTCATCCCCTACTCTCCCCTCGCCGGCGGCTTCCTGACCGGCAAGTATCGCCGAGACACGGCCACGCCCGAGAGCGTCCGCGCAAAGGGTAATCTGGAGAAGTACGGTAACGAACAGGGATGGGCCGCGATCGACGCGCTGGACGAAATCGCCAAGGCGCACGGCAAGACTATCGCCCAGACCGCCCTCGCCTGGCAGCTTTCCAACCCGGTCATCACCGCGCCAATCGTCGGCGCCAACACGTCGGCCCAACTCACCGATGCGCTGGGCGCCGCCGGATACCGTCTCAGCGCCGAGGAAATGACGCGTCTGAACGAAGCCTCCAAGTGGAGCCGCAACTGGCGCCCTATCTGGGATTGAGTTTTGGGAGAGTTGCCACGAAATAGCCGAGAGAAGAATCAAACAGCGCCCGGACCAATTGGTCCGGGCGCTCTTTTTATCTTAGCAATTACTGATCGCTGCTCGTGTCCGAATCCTGGTCGGTCGTGACCAGGGGCTTTGCGGACGAGTTCACCGCGATGATGTACCAGAGGTCGTCTTTATGCCGCAGGGTGTAGGCGACATAAGTAACCTTCTCTTCGCCCGGCGCCGGATCGGTCGCTTGGTCGTAGGGCTGATCCGCGCTGCTGTCGAACGGGACGGTGTCGGAGTCCTTCACGGCGTCGCCGCTCGTCGCGTCGTCGGAGGTGCGGTAGACGTGCTTTCCGTAGGCGGTCACGTCCCCGTTCTTCGCTTTGCGCAGGCGCGTGAACTTAAACGAGACCGTGGTCAGACGGTCCAATGCGTCTCGCGTGATCTGCTCGAAGTCGCCCGAGGCGATGGAGTACGCGTATTTGCGCTTCAGCAGAATACTGATCTTGGTGTCGTCGTCACGCAGGTGCTTGCGCAGCGGAGCGATGTTGCCGTCCGACCAGGCCTTCGCGATATCCGCGAACGCCGCCTGATAGGTGCCGTCCTTGTAGGCGGACTTCACCGCCGCCTTCGCCGTATCGCCGCCTTCGCGGATATCTGACGCCCGGTCCTCGCTTGTCGTGTAGTAATTCGTCTCGTTGTACGTTACCTGATACGACGGCTGATAGAACGGCAGATACGGTGTGGTGTAGACCGGAGAGTACGGATCGTTTAGCACGATTACCGACGGGTTGCAGATATACTGCGGGAAGCCGCCATAGAGCGTGTAGACCGACGGATAGATGTTTGCCCCGTAGCCGTAATTGCAGTAGTTCCCGTAGTAATAGCCGCCGTAAAGCACCGGGCCATTGGTGACGATCGTGGTTCCGCCATTGTCATAGACAAAGTCGTCATGATGGTGATGGCGGTCTCCATCCCAGTCGCGCTGCCCCTGCGGGGTCGTCACCCGGATTGTTCCCCGGATGATTTGGTCCGATAAGCCGGGCTGCACGGGATTCAGACGCGCTTCTCCGCTCCCGCCGGAGCGGCGGAGGCCGGTGCTCGGCGTAAAGTTTGAGGTATCACGGGCCGGCGGCGCCGTCACGGTCACGCCGTTGAAGCGGCGTGAGCCGCCATTATTGGAATTTTCGACGGAAACGCCGCCTCCGCCCATGCGCGATGGGTAGTAGCCCGTGGAAAGGTTACCTCCGCCGCGATTCGGGGAGTTGACGGTGACGCCGGAATTGACGCCGCGCGACGGATAAAACGCAGCCGGGGGAGCAGTCGGAGCGTTATCGCCCTGCGACTGGCCAAAATTCGACGGAGAGTTCATCACAGCGCCCGGCGCGACCGAAACCCCATTGCGGCGGATGTAACCGGAGCCGGAATTGCTGAAGCCGCCGCCGGACTGTCCGAATCCATTTCCGCCCACCGGGGCCGGAGGAGCGACGCGTACGGGAGCCGGCGTGGGAATAACGGGCGCCGGAGCGGGCTGCGCCGCGACGGGCGCGGGCGCGTTGCGGCGAGTGTCTGTTTGGACGCCGCTGCCTTGCTGCTGGCTCAAGTCAACGCCGCCCCGCCGGCCAAACGATCCCATGGACTGGGCGGACGCCGTGGTGACCGCCAGACCGCAGCCCAGGGCGGCGGCCACGAGGGCGCGCAGAGTTTGTTGGTGCAGAGAATGGGTGTTGAGTAAATGTTTCGTGCGCATCGCGTTTCCTCTCCCGGGCGTTTATTTGGAGGCTGCGCGCCTCCAGACACAGTACTATTCGGTAATAGGACTGACATTGCGCCGGAATTGTTCCACGACGCTTCACTTATTATTTTACCCGACTCTCGGAACGGTTAAGCGGCCGCCGCAAGCTCCGGCAACACCGTTTCGGGCGATAAAAATTGCCGGGTCCAGGCGCTCTCGCGCCGCGCGATTTCGTCGGCGATGGCGCGCGCCAGCACCGGATACTCATCCGCCGTACGTCGGTAAAGCGGCCCAAGATCCTCGTAGGTCATCGACGCCAGCATCTGCTGGTAAGCCTCACGATGAAATCTCATCATCCTCTTGGTTCCTCTCCCGCGCGCGCCGGCTCATTCGCCACGCAAAGCCGTCCATCCAAATGTCGAACCCCAGGTACAGAACCCAAAGAATCGCCGCGAAGCCCACAATGAGCGTGGCCGTAAACGGCGCAAGCATGCTATTCACAATTACGGTGAAGATTCGGTTCAGTCCCGCGCGATGCACCAGATCCCACGAATTGAACCGATAGACCAGCCCGAGGTAAACCCCAAGCGAACAAAGCAGAAATCCCGCGACCTTGCCCCAGGCGAGGACCGGCCCCAGCCGGGCGCGGGCAAGACGCTCCAGGGGCCAGATCGCCAGGAAAAACGACAGCAGCCCGGCGCCGCTATAGATGATGTAAAATCCGGTCGAGACGAGCAGCCCCGCCAGCGCCTCATGGTTATCCCGAGCGTTGTACGAAATGCGGCTCGCCGTCAGGTCGGTAATGTAGTGACGCCACTCCATCAGCAGGTAACAGGTGTTCGGCAGAAACACCAGCCAAACAAGCAAAACCGGAGTCCACAGCCACCATCGGACACGATTGGAGCGCCGTACATCCTCACGCGCTCCGCGCGCGACAATCAGCGCCAAGACAACGGGAATAAACGCCAGAAAAAGGTTCCAGATGACGTTATGCGGCGGCCGCAGCATGAGATGCTCAAACATAGGATACTATGCGCCCTGCCCCGCCGCCTGGACGATCCGCTCCAGCGCCCCTAAGTATTCGTGGAAGGCTTTGCGGCCGGCGTCGGTGGGGGTATAGGTTGTGTGCGGTTTTTTGCGGACGAACTCTTTGCGGCTGAGGAGATATCCGGCGTCCTCCAGCTTAGTCAAGTGGATGGACAGGTTGCCGTCGGTGACGTTCAGAGTCTCCTTGAGGAAGCGGAAGTCAGCCTCCTGGCTCGCCATCAGGGCCGACATAATGCCCAGGCGCACCTTTTGATGGATGACCTCATCCAGAGATTCAACCGATGCGAACAGCGCCGAAGGGGCGCCCTCTGCTACCATCCGTGACGCCTCGCGATCACCACGCCATAGATGATGTGGAAGCCGCCGAAGGCAATCGCCATCATCGGAAGCTGCAAAGTCAAAGGGAGCAGCAGCGTCACCGCGCCGGCGAGCACGAAGGCGGAGCCCAGGAACGTGACGGGCTTGGCGGAGAACAGGCCCACGGCGCAGATCGCCAGGCCATAACAGAGCATCCAGATTCCGCAGATGTGCAGCGCCAGGCCATGCATGGAGAAGAACGCCGTGAGGATCGCGCCGCCCAGAAACGCGGGAAGCGAGGCCACAGCGACATGCGCGCCCAGCCGGGAAACAATGTGCTTCCCGACCCGGCGCGCGCGAATCTTATTGCACAAGAATTCGGCGCTGACGGCCAGGATCAACGCCGCAAGCCAGATCCCGGCAAGCGTCGGCATCGCGCCGGCCGCTAAATGGCCGCCGGCGTGGCGCATATCCACCACCCGCTGCGTCGCCGCCGTCGCCGCCA from Capsulimonas corticalis harbors:
- a CDS encoding aldo/keto reductase, which translates into the protein MKYNSLGRTGAQVSNLCLGVMTFGWKTEEDEAFKVVDRFMEAGGNFIDTANVYGRGKSEIMTGKALSRDGKRDKIFLATKAHGKMSDEDPNDWGNHRFNLIRACEASLKRLGTDHIDLYQIHRPQSAVPIDETLRALDDLVRSGKVRYIGTSTYAAWQVLESLWVSKEYGLNRFVTEQPPYNILDRRIERELVPLSQSYGIGILPWSPLAGGKLTGKYKHGQPAPDNSREDPAKFSEGTWKALDGLDALSREKGVTPTAFALAWLNAMPGVTSPIIGPNSVAQLEDNLAASDVEITEDDKKRVDELVPPGTHVEDYYKADFGPNARW
- a CDS encoding aldo/keto reductase — translated: MELRNVGRTGLQVSEICLGTMQFGWTADEPTSFAVMDAFREAGGNFIDTADIYTNWAGDASYGGKTEEIIGKWMTARGVRQDIVLATKVRGRMWAGANGEGLSRSHILRACDESLRRLQTDYIDLYQCHWADLNTPIEETLETMNDLVRAGKVRYIGASNYPAWRLMEAVSVSERRALARFDSYQPEYSLMERQLFEYEAAPFCKHYGLGVIPYSPLAGGFLTGKYRRDTATPESVRAKGNLEKYGNEQGWAAIDALDEIAKAHGKTIAQTALAWQLSNPVITAPIVGANTSAQLTDALGAAGYRLSAEEMTRLNEASKWSRNWRPIWD
- a CDS encoding winged helix-turn-helix domain-containing protein, which produces MVAEGAPSALFASVESLDEVIHQKVRLGIMSALMASQEADFRFLKETLNVTDGNLSIHLTKLEDAGYLLSRKEFVRKKPHTTYTPTDAGRKAFHEYLGALERIVQAAGQGA
- a CDS encoding DUF1361 domain-containing protein, which translates into the protein MFEHLMLRPPHNVIWNLFLAFIPVVLALIVARGAREDVRRSNRVRWWLWTPVLLVWLVFLPNTCYLLMEWRHYITDLTASRISYNARDNHEALAGLLVSTGFYIIYSGAGLLSFFLAIWPLERLARARLGPVLAWGKVAGFLLCSLGVYLGLVYRFNSWDLVHRAGLNRIFTVIVNSMLAPFTATLIVGFAAILWVLYLGFDIWMDGFAWRMSRRARERNQEDDEISS